AGGCATGGAAGAAAATTTAAGTGCATTTCTATAATTACTTCCTTTAACATCCTGGGGTGAAACGCATCAGGTGTAGGGAATGTATTGGCCTTTAGCTGCATTGGATTCCCTGGTGCCCTTTCCTTTAGTGATAGTTACTATATTTAACCGGCATGGAAGAATTtaattatgaggaaaggttaagtaGGTTGGGTCTGTACCCATTTCAGTTTGGGAGAATGAAAGGTAACTGAAAAAAAGATTCTTAGGGAGTTTGACAGGGAACACATGGAGAGGTGATTTCCCCTTCTAGAAGAGTGTCGGACTACAGAGCATAATCTCGGAATTAGGGGTCACCGATTTAAGATAGTGAATAACCTGTGGGATTCTTTACAATACACAGTAGTCGTGGCAGGGTTGTTAATAATGCTCAAgacacaaccacctaatgaaatGGCAGTACcatgaaaactagtgcttccaaaaaaaaaccggttggatgataacctggtgttctgtgatttttaactttgaccaccccagtccaatactggcacctccaaattaagGCTTAAACAGGCAGACATCAGAGATGTAGGGGAAAGACAGCAAAGTGAAACTGTGAATGAGTGGATCAGCCATAaattcactgaatggcagagcaaacacTATGGGCCAGTTTCTGTTTTGATATTTTATGGCTTCATGGTAAATAGATTATTAGAAGGTCAGGATCACTCCACAGACAGATTGAAAGTTTTCCCACCTGTAATCGGATCTTATTTTTTGGATGATATGCAGTTGCCATTCTGTTGAAACCTTCACCTAAGAAATCTCTGATAGTCAAAGGATCACCAAAATTGGGGAATTTTAATACATGCTTTACGAAATAcaattgtaggagaaagtgaggactgcagatgctggagatcagagatgaaaatgtgttgctggaaaagcgcagcaggtcaggcagcatccaaggagcaggagagtcgacgtttcgggcacgagcccttcttcagaaatacaATTGTAATAAATCTACAACTAACATGACATTAAGAGAGCAAAAGGCAGAAATTAATGAAGAAAGAATCGAGAGTTGGTTATTTTTTTGTCCAGTATAAAAAGGATTAGGGCAGCATTTGTGATTGTAGTGATGACTCTGAATGACCAAGGCCAGATTTCTTGATATTAACTATTCTTGTTAGTTCCAAAGTTGATTCTAGAAATTAAACAGGAATCCACATGTAGCCAAAGGAAGGCCTAGCAATATCACAAAAGAGAAATTATAGAGAAACCACTTACATTCAAAATTAGATGTGATCTCAGGAAAGTCCTTGCCCTGTATGTATTCAAcatgtgtttaatattatctttgtTGAAAACATTCCTTTGTTATAATTGTTTTACAGATAAGTTTTGCATCATCTGCTGCAACCCTTAGTGACAAGTTGCGATTTGTATCATTTTTACGCACTATTCCAAGTGACATCCATCAGACAAAGGCCTTGGCCGAATTTATTCGTGAGTCTCGTTGGAACTGGATTGGGATCATTGCAACAGATGATGACTACGGAAAATCTGCAATGGCTGATTTCATTTCACATGCACAGGAGTTTGACATTTGTATTGCTTTTCAAGAACTGATTTCAATATTTGTTGGCAGCAAACAGCATGATGAAGCAATACATGCCTTGGTTTCAAAGATTGAAGCCATTCCTAATGCAAATGTTCTTATTCTCTTTGCTAAATCACAAGTTGTCGTCAAAGTGTTGAAGGAAATAGTTTGGCGCAATGTTACTAAAACATGGATTGCCAGTGATGCCTGGTCCATATCCAGCGCTGTAGCATCAGTGCCAAATATTGACAAAGTTGGAAACATATTTGGCTTGTCTTTCAAGAATGGAGATATTCCAGGCTTTCCAGAACACTTAAGAAACCTAAAGGCAGGACCTGGGGCTGTCAACAAGTTCATTGAAGAATACATGCAACTTCATTTTACGTGTTCAGATGAGTCTCACAATGATACAATGACAAGCAATTCAGGCTTAAAAAACTATTCCCTTTCAAATTCTTTGAAACCAGCATCTTTTCATGCTTGTACCAAAGTAAATGAATCCATTGAAGATATTAATGATAGCTATTTGGTTCAAAATATTGAGCGAGGTGGCACATATGCAACATACTTAGCAGTTCAATCAATTGCTCATGCTCTGAGGAATCTTCTCAAATGTCACGAAGGAACATGTCAAAAAACATTCAATTTTGCACCATGGCAGGTAGATATTGTGCAGTAATATTATTTATTTTCAGGGAATTATTCTCATAAAGTCATTGGCAAATGTCACTGCAATTATATAGCAGTGCAAAGATTAAGCTGGTGTACATATCCTGACATCAGGTTCACTTTTGTACCATTACATGGGTGAATGACAACACTGAATTCTATGAATCTTTCCTCCTGTAAGTCCCAGGCACAGGACATTTGATTAATATTTACAGGATCAGCAATAACAATTCAAAAGGCATTGGCATTTGAAGAAAGATATAGTCCAAAAAAACACTTCTAATTCTTAAGCAGACCTTATCTCAATTTAAAAAGAACGCTTTGTTGTTTCTTGTTGTATTTTAAAGTCAGCTTACCAACCTGTGAAGAAACTTATAAATTGTCTTACATTGAAAGCAGTTTTGTAAATGCAAGTAATAGTTATTACATAGCATAAATGTGAAAAAAATGGCTCTTATAGTTACCACATCTATTGATTTCACATTAAATAGTTTTTCTTCAGTCAGTATGCAGCCATATCTTTTGACCATAGAAATGTGAGACGTGCCACTGTAAGTAATTCCATGTACACTTCACAATTGGAAAATAGAAACCCAATAGTGGAAGTAACCAATTGTCTTATCAACAGAATATGGGACTCATTTTTTGCCAGTAGGCTTCCACACAAGCTAGATACCAGGCTCATCAAAATATAGTCGCAACTGGACTCTGAATTTCCAATCTTGCCTTAGAAAATAATATACTAATCATTGACCCTTTTGTTGGTAGCTACTGGAAGCACTCAAAGAAGTGAATTTCACTGAAGGGGGAAAGCCATTTTACTTCGACAAATCTGGAGATGCTGTGAATGGATACGACATAATAAAGTGGATCGTGAACAATGGCGCAATACAGTTTAAAACAGTTGGAGAGTATAATGTTCTGGATAGAAAAATCTATATTTATGACAAGACGATCAAAAACATTACAGAGGTATGGAATCATTTTTTTCCTGATGTGCTCAAGATTTTTGCTGTACCAGTAAATGATGCCAGTTTTAACAAAATCAGTATTTCATTGTACAATGTAGGTAATTAAATTAACCTTGTTATATCTTGACTAGTGATGAAATGCAAAATAGTCAAATAACATTTTGGCTCAGATGGTCCAACCATGGTCAGAACACAATTGCCCAGTTGTCTTTAGATGTCTTCTGCGCTTCAGATTCTTGGACAGAGGCCTCCTGTTATGAACCTGTCCAGAAACCCACAAACCCAGCAATGAAGAAGGTCTTTGTTGAAATCACATCCATTTTTGCAGCAGTTAGTGAGTCATGCTGTGATTTAAATTTCCAACGGAAAATCAATAAACTTTGACAGTTCCTGTGAAAAGCTAAGTGTGTAAGGTCATTGGAGGGGGAGGTTTAGGTTGCCTAGTGGATAAATTCGAAGGTAACTCCCCCTTGTGGCTGGACTGCCAGGGAAGGGAATTAGGGCTTAGGACTGTCTGGGAATCTGAGAAGCTGGGCACAATAGATGGGAGGGTAGTGTTGAATCCAGAGGTGGGCACTTCATGACTAAGGCCATTGGGTTTCGtgtggatctgggatgaggtagggtggaggggagatttggaaactagtgaagttgatgttgatgcaaTGTGGTTGAAaagtcccaagacagaagatgaagagttcttcctccagttgtcagctGGCTTGGATTTGGAGGTGGAGGCAACCCAGCACTTGCATGTCCTTAAggtagtgggagggagagttgaagtggttgaccagagtgcagtggggttgtttagtgcgtgtgtcccatcAGTCCACACAGCAAAGTGATGCACCATCAGTTATTCACACAGATTGATATGCAGGACAGGCATTTGTGTGTCATGTATAAACTGCTCTCTGATAGTAAAATGACTAAGAACAGAAGAGAGGAAACCTGCATAGTAGGAGGACACTTCTCCTTTCTTGTCTTAAGTGAAACTTGGGAGTAGCTTCTCAAAAAAGAAAGAACATGCATTTTCACCAGGCCATACCATATACTCCCTAGATGCAATCAATGAATCATTTCCAAGTGCAATCACTGTTGGTGATATGTTGGCAAATGCAAGAGACAATTTGCACTCAGCAAGAAAATAAGATAATAACCAAATAAGATAATAACCAAATAATTAGGATTTGATTAAGTTGATTGCTTGAAGAATGTTGACCAGTACAACAGGAGAATCCATTGCTTTTCATTAAATAACGCCATTacatatttttgtatcatccagCACAGACAAATTGATCTTTGCTTCGTGCTTTATTTGAAGGAAATCACTTCTCACAATCCAGCACTCCAGTATAACCACAGTGGTTTGTCAGTTTAAGTTACATTGTGGTTGCATTACCTTGAAACATAACAATTGAATAAGGCAACTGAATAAACATGAAACTTGAAATACAAGTAATGCAAGAAGTTGTCCCTCCTACACACAGCTTGCGTATTTTGCCTCAGTCCCAATTTTATTAAACTCACTTAAGAAATCACAACTGCTAATATCACACAAGCTTGATATTGAACATCAAGTGTAACTATGATTGTATTGTctaaaaataaattgcaaattTTAACATCTTATATCTGGTTAGAAATCTCTGCATGATTGTGAAAAGACTTTAAAGAAAAGAATATAACATTTGTGATTGTTTATACGATGTAATAATACTATATAAATTCAACCTCTGTTCACTATGAATGCTTGATAAAATATAATTTGACTGGGAGGAATATTCCTAACGTACCAATAAATAAAGTAAAACTTGTCCATCGTGCATTTCATAAAAAAGTGACCTTGATGATTGGTAAtgacagtttggaagaatcagCTATTAGTTTTGTTTCCATAGGCTGTATTTTCCAACTGCTCCGTGTCCTGCAAACCTGGGCAGAGGAAGATTTCGAATTCCTCACAGACCTGTTGTTATGATTGTGTGCCTTGTGCAGAGGGATACTACTCTGTAGATTGGGGTAAGTGTTGTCTATTGTCCCATGTGGGATGCTCTCAAATTGCTCTCAAACTGATCCCTGGAGTTATAAAAATTTAGGTTTGAGCAGAAACTGGAGAACTGCACTTTAGAATTTAATTGTTCTAATCTCTTTTTCCTGCTGTTTGAGACACCTCTTTTTAAGTTTCTATCTCATTTTCTTAAACGTTGGCTACAATTGCAATTGTCATGTGTGTAATGCACTTCCTATGTTAAGAGTCACTTATATGAGGATTTCTTAAACACTGTTTTGTTAATAGATTGTAATTAATGCCTTACTGTTCCAAATTCATCAAGCTTAAGAAATCTTAGAAGTTCAAACCACTTTGGTTTAAGAATATCAAGTTCTGTAGGTAAGGCAAGCGTGAATATTCAGTTTAATAAAACTGTAGAATGGAAGGGAAAGGGTATCGATTAAATctgtttaaaaatgcaatttaaaaCTTCTCACAACATACCAATATTTGAAATCATCTATAAAGCATGTTAATGGAAGCAAGTCGCAAACAAGTTCCGTTCCTGAGTTTATTTGCGAGTCAAAATACAATGCAGTGCAGGACAATACTATACAGGACAGTACAGAGTAGGTGTTTGTAACCACTGGTAATTATTACAAGTTGGATCTTTAAGATTACACCCTTGTATGGGATTGCGTTCATAAATCCAAGTGTTCATACGTCAGACCTTTGTAAATGAGGGAGTCCCTGTATGCACAATTACTGGTTTTTGTTAGCTGAATTAACTTCTGAGCACGTTTATCTAGTATTCTTATGAGTGTATTGCCTTTTATTTATACAGAATCTAGAGATCCTTTATAAAACAATACAAAATGTGAAAGCAGTTCATGATTATTTTCTGCTCATATTTCACCTCCATCTGTATTGCTACATCAGTTTGTTTGCTCTGAGTGCCTGACGTGCCTGAGTGTCTGTAATATTTCATTACAGATATGAACAACTGTTTGAGATGCTCAATCGACCAGTGGTCTGATGCAGGAAGTTCAGTGTGCATTAACAAAACCACGGAATTCTTTAAATGGAATGATGGGTTTGCCATTGTCCTTATGGTTTTTGCTTGTTTGGGTGTTATTTTAATAATTGTGATTGCTATAATGGTTACGCTGAAATTGAACACACCCCCCGTGAAGTCAATTGGAGGCAAGTTCTGCTATGTAATACTTATCGCATTGTTCCTTAGTTTTGTCagtacagttttttttattggtgAACCAACAAGTTATGGCTGCTACATTAGACAGCCACTGTTTGGCATAAATTTTACTATTTGTGTTTCATGGATTTTAATCAAATCTTTCAAGATCATTCTGGCATTTAAGTTTGATCCCGTTGATCGTCAAAAAATGATGAGGTTATATAAACCAATTCCAATTCTGCTGATCTGTAATGCAATTCAAGTAATTATTTGTACACTGTGGTTGACACTTAAAGGACCCCGTTTTGTAACCAGTTATGAAATTCCTAAAATTACTCTTTTGAAATGTGAAGAAGGCTCCAATGTAGCATTTGGTGTAATGTTAGGATATATAGCTGTACTTGCAATTTTTTGTTTCCTACTTGCATTTATGGGCAGGAAGGTGCCAGATATCTACAAGGAGGCCAAATTTATCACATTCAGCATGCTTATCTACTTAATTGTATGGATTTCCTTTGTTCCTGTGTATATCAACACCGATGATCAATATCTTCCAGCAGTTGAAGTGGTGGCAATTTTAGCTTCAAACTACGGCATCTTAGGCTGCCATTTCTTGCCAAAGTGCTACATTGTTTATTTTAGGAAAAATACAAATACACGCACTGGAATCATGCACCATTTAAGTATACATCATCAAAATACAGCCAACCATACCCAAGGCTCAGCCTTGGGTGAATCCTTGTGGACTATAAATTCAAATGGACCTGCTGCACAATAAGATGTGGAAACAGaagcaggctcttcagcccattcagtctgcacCACCCTTCAATGAGACTatgtctgatctgataatcctcaggcATCTTCCTGTCTTTTTAAAACATCTGTAAAACAACAGTGACCAATGCCGGCAGAATTCGAACCTACCCAAGGATATCCCATCTTCTGCCAATCCATCACCTTAAAGCACTAAGCCATGACTACACTTCACAAGGACCCACATCTCTTGTGAATACATCAGAGTGTGAACAAAAACCAACTTGCATGCAACCATATGTGTGAAATCAGGGGAGAAGCTGATAAGGTGGAGGGTTCATTTTTTTAAGGTCTTGAGTAAAATTACACTTGGACAAGGAACTTTTAGATACATGAATATGATTAAACTTTGCTACTTTCTGATGTCTGTAAAAATTAAACACCGAAGTTGAGATTCACAGTGCAAACTGGCTGATATATCGATGAGGAACATGTGGCAGAACTCCCCAGTGAGTGACCATGGATCGATCCTGGAGAGGCAGCAATTCTCAAACAAAATGGTGATGGAAGGCACCAAGATGGAAAGTGAACAATCTTTCCACAACCAGGGAATATTTCCAGAAGCAAAAAAGCGACACCTGAAAAGCTGGTCAACTGGAGACAGGTGGAAAAATGGTTATTAATTGATGGACATCTGTTGGGTCCCACCAATCATGTTGGGAGATGGATAGAAACATTGAACTGGATTCCCCATGGCTTCCTGCCCAAAAGGGTCAGGACAATAATTTTCAGGTTTTTCTGGTTTTTCCTTCTAGGCAGGTGAAAGAGGATGCGGCAAGAAATTTCCTTCCTAGCCATCCCATGGCCCAAAAAGGCAATCAGCAACTGTGGTTGTCCCTGCTGTATGTTACCTCAATATGGAGGTGCCCAATTTTACCAATGGCACTGCTCAGCTTGCAAAGCTCCTTATCATCTGATTGGGCCAGCAACCTGAACAGTTGAGCTGCCTTCACCAGTTGGATGACAGTTTCAGTGATGGTCTCTCAATTTGTAGAATAGCCTCCAGGGTCCTAATATATTCTTGCCTGGGCTAGAGACATACATTTGGTCCTAATGTCAGGACCCACAACATGCTGGTTAAATTCACAGACCAGGAGCCCTGAATTGGGCCAAACTATAAACCTACAGTGTTTAGAATTTCTTTGGTTATGAACTCCATCCAGAGAAGGATACAAGTACCTCATACTTGAGAACTACATGAAGTAAGAATCCTTAAGTGTTCTGCAGGGACTCAATTTTAAATACACAAGTCATTTTCTGAACATATTTTCAATTGGAAGATGCAAAAGAAATGTCTCAATGTTTACGTGACATACAATGGTTAGAAATAGAAGGTGCAATGCAATGATCGAGCTCAAAACAACCCAACTGACATTGCTTGGCTTTTACATCGTTAGAGGTTTTAGGTCTTCTGTTTCAAAAAAGTTCTGTGATTAACAGGATACAACTTTGCACAACACTGcacttaaaatttaaataaaatggtTGGTCTGTTGGAATTAGTGAATCCCTGTTCTTTAAATAACAATTGCAAATTGATGAGGAAGGTGTGGCTGGGCAGGACACTTGACAGACCTCCTGAACATCATGTCAACCATCAAAGCAGGTCAATTAGACAATAATAGTAGAAAAGATAACATCTACACATGACTATTTGTGACGATGGTCTCAATGCATCACACGGTGATTGCAAGAGTTCCTGTAATTGAAGATCAACTAAAAAATCTCAATAGATTCCAATGTAATGTAACCTTATTAAATCACTATGTGACTGTGAAAATGTAAATTTTTACTTGGCTCTGAGATGAAGAATTTCATCTGGGATAATTAATATAAATTATATTCTCATATTAAGAGATTAATAAGTAATTGTATTGATCAAGTGTatatagtgggcggcatggtggcacagtggttagcactgctgcctcacagtgcctgagacacgggttcaattcccgactcaggcgacagactgtgttggagtttgcacgttctccccgtgtctgcgtgggtttcctccgggtgctccggtttcctcccacagtcacaaagatgtgcgggtcaggtgaattggccatgctaaattgtccgtagtgttaggtaaggggtaaatgtaggggtattggtgggttgcgcttcggcgggtcggtgtggacttgttgggccgaaaggcctgtttccacactgtaagtaatcataTGGTAATATGATCTTAGCATTTTTTTTGGGTTTCCTTTTGCCTCAGTAGAAAATTCCTCTATCTTGACCTTGTTGTCCACAATCAGTTGAATCAAAACAAACTTGGTACCTAAAAGGTTTTTCATTTTTTTGCAATCTAAAATGGTCACCTCAAGATGATAATGTCCAATAGGTGCATGCCTTTCATACTACCTTTACTTCTGTCCTCATGAGGATGTACCTGCACTTCACATGACATTTCTAGAAATAAAAAAGAGCAATGACTATTGTGAAGTCTTCAGGTGAAGATTGGTGTCTCGTCAAAGATGTTAAATTAGAGACACACTCTGAATTTCTGTCTAATGTTAGTAAGTTAGTTGTCTTACTTTTATCTTCTTGTGGAATgtgtcagaaaataaaatgatgtACAAGTTCAAAAAGGGAAGAAGGGACCTCAAGAGTGAATGGATGATTATAACGTGGACGATTCAAGACCTAAATCATATGTTAGGACTTTCTTGGAGTGACATTAAATCACTCACATTTTCAGAATGCTTGCTTCTGAAATTTGTTATTGTTAAGCATTGTTGAGTTTGGTATGTTCAATTTGTATTCTTGTATTTTCACATATTATTTAAAcctaataaaaaaaacttcacactTTGAAATAAAACTTCCTTGAGCCTCTTTTTACACATGACCAAATCCTTTCCAGATTACACATAATGTCTGTAGCAACTATTTTTGGTCCTCCAATATATTAGTCTTACAATGCCAAC
Above is a genomic segment from Hemiscyllium ocellatum isolate sHemOce1 chromosome 3, sHemOce1.pat.X.cur, whole genome shotgun sequence containing:
- the LOC132832211 gene encoding G-protein coupled receptor family C group 6 member A-like isoform X1 translates to MFTVKAAFVWGCLFLCCPVKACDSFDDLIGAKSQGDINIGGIFPIHGYLEYDNPRNKPDAAKCKAFDTQRFIWLQSMIHTIELINNSPLLPGIKLGYEIYDTCTDATRAAKIAMKFLSKTNSSEHCLEVRCDYVNYLPIVKAVVGEAYSELSIPIARIFNVALMPQISFASSAATLSDKLRFVSFLRTIPSDIHQTKALAEFIRESRWNWIGIIATDDDYGKSAMADFISHAQEFDICIAFQELISIFVGSKQHDEAIHALVSKIEAIPNANVLILFAKSQVVVKVLKEIVWRNVTKTWIASDAWSISSAVASVPNIDKVGNIFGLSFKNGDIPGFPEHLRNLKAGPGAVNKFIEEYMQLHFTCSDESHNDTMTSNSGLKNYSLSNSLKPASFHACTKVNESIEDINDSYLVQNIERGGTYATYLAVQSIAHALRNLLKCHEGTCQKTFNFAPWQLLEALKEVNFTEGGKPFYFDKSGDAVNGYDIIKWIVNNGAIQFKTVGEYNVLDRKIYIYDKTIKNITEAVFSNCSVSCKPGQRKISNSSQTCCYDCVPCAEGYYSVDWDMNNCLRCSIDQWSDAGSSVCINKTTEFFKWNDGFAIVLMVFACLGVILIIVIAIMVTLKLNTPPVKSIGGKFCYVILIALFLSFVSTVFFIGEPTSYGCYIRQPLFGINFTICVSWILIKSFKIILAFKFDPVDRQKMMRLYKPIPILLICNAIQVIICTLWLTLKGPRFVTSYEIPKITLLKCEEGSNVAFGVMLGYIAVLAIFCFLLAFMGRKVPDIYKEAKFITFSMLIYLIVWISFVPVYINTDDQYLPAVEVVAILASNYGILGCHFLPKCYIVYFRKNTNTRTGIMHHLSIHHQNTANHTQGSALGESLWTINSNGPAAQ
- the LOC132832211 gene encoding G-protein coupled receptor family C group 6 member A-like isoform X2; this translates as MIHTIELINNSPLLPGIKLGYEIYDTCTDATRAAKIAMKFLSKTNSSEHCLEVRCDYVNYLPIVKAVVGEAYSELSIPIARIFNVALMPQISFASSAATLSDKLRFVSFLRTIPSDIHQTKALAEFIRESRWNWIGIIATDDDYGKSAMADFISHAQEFDICIAFQELISIFVGSKQHDEAIHALVSKIEAIPNANVLILFAKSQVVVKVLKEIVWRNVTKTWIASDAWSISSAVASVPNIDKVGNIFGLSFKNGDIPGFPEHLRNLKAGPGAVNKFIEEYMQLHFTCSDESHNDTMTSNSGLKNYSLSNSLKPASFHACTKVNESIEDINDSYLVQNIERGGTYATYLAVQSIAHALRNLLKCHEGTCQKTFNFAPWQLLEALKEVNFTEGGKPFYFDKSGDAVNGYDIIKWIVNNGAIQFKTVGEYNVLDRKIYIYDKTIKNITEAVFSNCSVSCKPGQRKISNSSQTCCYDCVPCAEGYYSVDWDMNNCLRCSIDQWSDAGSSVCINKTTEFFKWNDGFAIVLMVFACLGVILIIVIAIMVTLKLNTPPVKSIGGKFCYVILIALFLSFVSTVFFIGEPTSYGCYIRQPLFGINFTICVSWILIKSFKIILAFKFDPVDRQKMMRLYKPIPILLICNAIQVIICTLWLTLKGPRFVTSYEIPKITLLKCEEGSNVAFGVMLGYIAVLAIFCFLLAFMGRKVPDIYKEAKFITFSMLIYLIVWISFVPVYINTDDQYLPAVEVVAILASNYGILGCHFLPKCYIVYFRKNTNTRTGIMHHLSIHHQNTANHTQGSALGESLWTINSNGPAAQ